The proteins below come from a single Mustela nigripes isolate SB6536 chromosome 14, MUSNIG.SB6536, whole genome shotgun sequence genomic window:
- the LACTBL1 gene encoding putative beta-lactamase-like 1, with translation MTGCFLWQYHLPKLKTSSLGPEVTSAPVSMCPRHPEPVPLAHPLPVLKEALEKVDRILRQALSAPGLAAMSAVVIHNDTVLWTGNFGRKNGSDPASGPPNEYTMYRISSISKIFPVLMLYRLWEEGIVASLDDPLERYASTFTINNPLGMASAPEESLMDGLEQVGPAPRPSPVTLRRMASQLSGLPRRLRSTSLLWTGSTQEALSLLKDDVLVADPGTRCHYSTLAFSLLAHVLAAHTAEGDYQRWIAENVLEPLGMADTGFDLTPLVRARLAAGFYGSGRPAPLYDLGWYRPSGQMYSTPADLAKLAMVLLGSGPRRLLRPDAAKTLLAPLLACSGAYFANETGTPWEFHTQRGYRVVRKDGDLDGYAATFSLVPPLRLGLVLLLAGPRPPGRDLVAQAYDVLLPAMERAFREAEPRPAPPPSARPFVGYFTFANKTFYEVRPGTAGELRLRQFGPRVEALVPPAFRTLTLRHLRGRVFQLHVAREFPCALPLGDAWLSLEAQHGQLVRFYPVDRHGLSPGFDVPGLNTYRVLRLQRRPVFQPQ, from the exons ATGACTGGCTGCTTCCTGTGGCAATACCACCTTCCCAAACTGAAGACCA GTTCCCTGGGACCAGAGGTGACTTCTGCCCCTGTGAGCATGTGTCCCCGGCACCCGGAGCCTGTGCCCCTGGCTCACCCCCTCCCTGTGTTGAAGGAGGCCCTGGAAAAG GTGGACCGGATCCTGCGTCAGGCACTGTCTGCCCCGGGCCTGGCTGCCATGTCTGCCGTGGTCATCCACAATGACACTGTGCTCTGGACTGGGAACTTCGGGAGGAAGAATGGCTCAGACCCAGCCTCTGGGCCCCCCAATGAGTACACCATGTACCG GATCTCCAGCATCTCCAAGATCTTTCCAGTCCTCATGCTGTACCGGCTGTGGGAGGAGGGCATCGTGGCCTCCCTAGATGACCCTCTAGAGAGGTACGCCAGCACCTTCACCATTAACAACCCGCTGGGCATGGCATCAGCCCCTGAAGAGAGCCTGATGGATGGGCTGGAGCAGGTgggcccagcccccaggcctTCGCCGGTCACCCTCCGAAGGATGGCCAGCCAGCTCTCAG GGCTGCCCAGAAGGCTCCGATCCACTTCGCTGCTGTGGACGGGCAGCACCCAGGAGGCCCTGAGCCTGCTCAAGGATGACGTCCTGGTAGCAGACCCGGGAACCAG GTGCCATTACAGCACGCTGGCCTTCTCTCTTCTGGCCCACGTCCTGGCAGCGCACACTGCTGAGGGTGATTACCAACGCTGGATCGCGGAGAACGTGCTGGAGCCGCTGGGGATGGCGGACACGGGCTTCGACCTCACGCCCCTTGTGCGCGCCCGCCTGGCCGCCGGCTTCTACGGCAGCGGGCGGCCCGCGCCGCTCTACGACCTGGGCTGGTACCGGCCGTCCGGCCAGATGTACTCCACTCCCGCCGACCTGGCCAAGCTGGCTATGGTGCTCCTGGGCAGCGGGCCCCGACGTCTCCTGCGGCCCGACGCGGCCAAGACCCTGCTGGCGCCGCTGCTGGCCTGCTCGGGCGCCTACTTCGCCAACGAGACGGGCACACCGTGGGAGTTCCACACGCAGCGGGGCTACCGCGTGGTGCGCAAGGACGGCGACCTGGACGGCTACGCGGCCACCTTCTCTCTGGTGCCGCCGCTGCGCCTGGGCCTCGTGCTGCTGCTGGCCGGGCCGCGGCCTCCTGGGCGCGACCTGGTGGCGCAGGCCTATGACGTGCTCCTGCCCGCCATGGAGAGGGCCTTCCGGGAGGCCgagccccgccccgcgccgccgcccaGCGCGCGCCCTTTCGTGGGCTACTTCACCTTCGCCAACAAGACCTTCTACGAGGTGCGCCCCGGGACGGCGGGCGAGCTGCGCCTGCGCCAGTTCGGGCCGCGCGTCGAGGCGCTCGTGCCCCCCGCCTTCCGCACGCTGACGCTGCGTCACCTGCGCGGCCGCGTCTTCCAGCTGCACGTGGCGCGCGAGTTCCCGTGCGCGCTGCCGCTCGGCGACGCCTGGCTCTCCCTCGAGGCGCAGCACGGCCAGCTCGTCCGCTTCTACCCGGTGGACCGCCACGGGCTGTCCCCGGGCTTCGACGTGCCGGGCCTTAACACCTACCGGGTGCTGAGGCTGCAGCGCAGGCCCGTGTTCCAGCCCCAGTGA
- the TEX46 gene encoding testis-expressed protein 46 — MLGEIMSLFRYLHGILASSGTVGALVAWLIGYKPALFGFLFLLLLLSNWLVKHELKPTPPEPPKDKVLERLMFSEMKLKVLENQMFIVWNRMSHHKRSSRQRTFPMRKHRVRRHDSVFSIISDCTSNSP; from the exons ATGCTGGGGGAAATAATGTCTCTTTTTAGGTATCTCCATGGGATACTTGCTTCCTCTGGCACCGTAGGAGCACTGGTGGCTTGGCTGATAGGCTATAAGCCAGCCTTGTTTGGCTTCCTATTCCTTCTGCTGTTGCTTAGCAACTGGCTGGTCAAGCATGAACTCAAGCCCACTCCCCCAGAGCCCCCGAAG GACAAGGTCCTTGAACGGCTTATGTTCAGTGAAATGAAGCTGAAGGTCTTAGAAAATCAGATGTTCATCGTATGGAATAGAATGAGTCATCACAAGAGGTCGAGCAGGCAGCGGACTTTCCCCATGAGGAAACACAGAGTAAGGAGACATGACTCAGTTTTCTCCATCATCTCGGACTGCACTTCAAATTCCCCCTAA